The Pseudomonas marginalis genomic interval CCACCTCGTACGTAGCAGCTGCCGAGCGCAAGCGAGGCTGCGTTCGCGGTGTGTCAGACGAACCGCTGACGCAGCCTCGCTTGCGCTCGGCAGCTGCTACGGGATCTGGCGAACCTGCCACCTCACATTCAAGCATCGGCGGCTTCAGGATGGGGGTTCCTGAACCCTCCCTGAAGAATCCTCTTATTCACCATATGGAAACTTTCCTACGGTTTACTCTCCTTAAATCGGGGCGTAAGCTTCGCGCGTTTTCATCAATAGCGGAGACCCTCAGTGGGTACTTGTTCGAGTGACAGTTGTCGGCCGGTCTCGGTAACCGGCACATACTTGGCAAGATAACGCGCATTTTTTCGATGCCGTTGTCTCGCCACCTAGCGAGAAGCGGCATCCCGACAGCGGCCAGTCCTGGCCCCTGTGCGATCCCTCTCATCGACGCTGACCAGCACCCGGTTAACCTCGGGATGCTACGGACGCGCCTGCCTTTTACGGCAGGCGGGCCGGGCTGACTGTGCCTATGAAGCGGGCGCGGTGGGACAGGCAGTACCTGCACGAAGGTTTTTTCCTCGCGCAGGAGTAACACACCATGAACCTCACTCTGTTGAAAGAGTTCTTCGCCGGCTTCCTGCGGACCCGGCATATCGCCCGGCATTTCCGCCGCCTGGCGATGCTCGAAACCGTCACCGATGCCAGCGTCAGCCGCGAAGTGCCGCCCACCCTGGCGCAAACCCTGGTGGTCGCGGCCAACAGCAGTGCCGTGCAATTGCTCGGTACGTTGGGCAGCCATGCCGAGGGCTTGAGCAGCCTGGAAGCCGACGCCCTGCGCGTGCAATACGGCCTCAATGAAGTCGAGCACGAGCAGCCGCTGCCGTGGTGGGTGCACCTGTGGCATTGCTACAAGAACCCGTTCAACCTGCTGCTGACCTTGCTGGCGGTGATCTCCTGGCTGACCGAAGACATGAAGGCCGCCACGGTGATTTTCTCCATGGTGGTGCTCTCGACGCTGCTGCGGTTCTGGCAGGAGGCCAAGTCCAACAAGGCAGCCGATGCGTTGAAAGCCATGGTGAGCAACACCGCCACGGTGCTGCGCCGGGATGATGCCAAGCGCATTGAATTGCCCATCAAGCAGTTGGTGCCAGGCGACCTGATCGTGCTCTCGGCCGGGGACATGATCCCCGCCGACTGCCGCGTGCTCAACGCCAAGGATCTGTTCGTCAGCCAGGCGGCGATGACCGGGGAATCGATGCCGGTGGAGAAGTTCGCCCAGCAGCACGACACCAACACCCGCAACCCGCTGGACCTGGAGAACATCCTGTTCATGGGCACCAACGTGGTGTCCGGCGCCGCGACGGCGGTGATTCTGACCACCGGCAACAGCACCTATTTCGGTGCGCTGGCCCAACGCGTGACCGCCACCGACCGTGCGACCACCTCGTTTCAGCACGGCGTTAACAAGGTCAGCTGGCTGTTGATCCGCTTTATGTTCGTGATGGCGCCGCTGGTGTTGTTCATCAACGGTTTCACCAAGGGTGACTGGACCGAAGCGCTGCTGTTCGCGCTGTCGATTGCCGTGGGCCTGACCCCGGAAATGCTGCCGATGATCGTCACGTCCACCCTGGCCAAGGGCGCGGTGTTCCTGTCGCGCAAGAAGGTCATCGTCAAGCGCCTGGATGCGATCCAGAACTTTGGCGCGATGGATGTGCTGTGCACCGATAAGACCGGCACCCTGACCCAGGACCGGATTTTCCTGGCGCGTCATGTGGACGTGTGGGGCGAGGAGTCCGACGACGTGCTGGAGATGGCTTACCTCAACAGCTACTACCAGACCGGCCTGAAAAACCTGCTGGACGTGGCGGTGCTCGAGCACGTGGAGGTGCATCGCGAACTGAAGGTCGGCACCGCGTTCCAGAAGGTGGATGAAATCCCGTTCGACTTCAACCGCCGCCGCATGTCGGTGGTGGTGGCCGAACAGGGCCGGCCGCATCTGCTGATCTGCAAAGGTGCGGTGGAGGAGATCCTCTCGGTGTGCAACAGCGTGCGCCATGGCGAGGTCAACGAAGCGCTGACCGACGACCTGCTGGCGCGCATTCGCCAGGTCACTGCCGCGTTCAACGAAGAGGGCCTGCGGGTGGTGGCCGTGGCTGCGCAACCGATGGCCCCGGGGCGCGACACTTACAGCCTGGCGGATGAAAACAACCTCACGCTGATCGGCTACGTCGCATTTCTCGACCCGCCCAAGGAAAGCACTGCGCCCGCTCTCAAGGCGCTGAAAGCCCATGGTGTGGCGGTCAAAGTGCTGACCGGCGATAACGAGCTGGTCACCGCCAAGATCTGCCGTGAAGTGGGCCTGGAGCAACAAGGCCTGTTGATGGGCAACGACATCGAGGACATGACCGACGCCCAGTTGGCCAAGGCCGTGGAAACCACCAATGTGTTCGCCCGCCTGACGCCCAGCCACAAGGAACGCATCGTGCGCCTGCTCAAGGCCAACGGGCATGTGGTGGGCTTTATGGGCGACGGCATCAACGATGCACCGGCGCTGCGTACAGCAGACATTGGTATCTCTGTGGACAGCGCGGTGGATATCGCCAAGGAAGCCGCCGACATCATCCTGCTGGAAAAGAGCCTGATGATCCTGGAGGAGGGCGTGCTGGAGGGCCGGCGCACCTTCGCCAATATGCTCAAGTACATCAAGATGACCGCCAGCTCCAACTTCGGCAACGTGTTCTCGGTGCTGGTGGCCAGTGCGTTTATCCCGTTCCTGCCGATGCTGCCGATGCACCTGCTGGTGCAAAACCTGCTGTATGACATCTCGCAGATCGCGATCCCGTTCGATAACGTCGACGAGGACATGCTCGCCAAACCACAACGCTGGCAGCCGGGGGACGTGGGGCGGTTCATGCTGTTTTTCGGGCCGATCAGTTCGATTTTCGACATCACCACGTTCGCACTCATGTGGTATGTGTTCGATGCCAACACCCCTGACCACCAGACGCTGTTCCAGTCCGGCTGGTTCGTGGTGGGGCTGCTGACCCAGACGCTGATCGTGCACATGATCCGCACCCCGAAAATCCCGTTCCTGCAAAGCCGCGCGGCGATGCCGTTGATGGTGATGACCGCGGTGATCATGGCCGTGGGGATCTTCCTGCCGATGGGGCCGCTGGCGCATTACTTCAAATTGCAGGCGCTGCCGTCGCTGTACTTTGTGTTCCTGCCGGTGATCCTGCTGGCGTATATGGCGCTGACCCAGGCGGTGAAGGGCTACTACATCCGTAAGTTTGGCTGGCAGTGAACAGGGACGGTTTCCCATGCAAGCAATCGACAACATCAACCTCAACTCCCTGGTCGATACCCTGGTCAGCCTCACCGCCGCGTTTATCCTCGGTGGCCTGATCGGCTTCGAGCGCCAGTACCGCCAACGCACGGCGGGCCTGCGCACCAACGTACTGGTGGCGGTGGGTGCGGCGATTTTCGTCGACATGGCCAACCGCCTCGGCGGTGCGGAAGGCGCCGTGCGGGTGGTGGCGTATGTGGTGTCGGGCATCGGCTTTCTGGGGGCCGGCGTGATCATGCGCGAAGAAGGCAATGTGCGCGGTCTCAACACCGCCGCCACGCTCTGGGCGTCGGCAGCGGTGGGGGCGTGCGCCGGTGCCGACCTGGTCCTCGAAGCGTTGTTAGGCACGCTGTTTGTGCTGGCGGCCAATACGCTGCTGCGGCCCATCGTCAATAACATCAACCGCCAACCGCTGGATGTGGTGTCGGCGGAGGTCACCAACATCCTCTATGTGATTGCCCGGCGCACCCAGCAAACCGCGGTATTGGCGTTGCTGGAAGCCGAACTGGCGCGCTGTAACTACCCGGCCAGCGATGTCGATGTGCGGCCGTTCGGCACTGAGGAAGTTGAAATCGAAGCCACACTGGCGGTGACCTCGGTAGACGGTGACGAGTTGGATGCCCTGGTGGCGCGAATTTCCAGGTCGACCCTGGTGGTGCAGGCCTTCTGGAGCCCCAGCACCACCGAGTAGCTTTGGAGAGTTCTGAGGAAAAGTCCTACATTTAGTCGAGATTATCCCTTCATTGGCAAAAACACGCGGTTGCTAAGGTTGCGCGCTTGCGCCTGTTCAGGAATCAAGGCGTGGCTTCACATGTTTACTGTGTTTTTCAAAAGGAGGGGCCTGTACTGCCTGAGGTGTTTGACTGAGTAATCAGTGCCGCTTGTCGGAACTGTTACTTTTCACAGGTAGTGGGGTCTCGCGTGATATGTAAGCGTACTGATCTTCCCAGGGGAGTCTTATGAGCAACAAAGCTTTAATCGTGGATGATCACCCTTTTATACGCGCTACCGTGAAGTATCTGTTGAGGCAGGAAGGTTTCGATACTATCTACGAAGCGGGTAATGGCGCTGATGCCATGCAGATTGCTCGCGAAGAACGTCCGGACCTGGTCATTCTCGACCTGGCGATGCCCAAGCTCGGTGGGTTGGAGGTGATCAGCCGGATCAAGGCGCTTGAGTTGCCCTGCCGGATCCTGGTGCTGACCTCGTATCTGGCGGTGTTTTTTTCCACTCGCTGCATGCGCGCCGGAGCGATGGGTTTTGTTGCCAAGACCGGTGAACTGGATGAGCTGCAAAAGGCGATCAGGGCGATCAGGTCCGGCTACAGTTGCTTCCCCAGCCTGCCCACCAGTTCGGTGCGTCGCGACGACCTGCAATCGACCGAGCAGGAGTTGGTGGAGGCGTTATCCGATCGCGAATTGACCGTGCTGCAGAAGCTGGCCCTGGGCCTGGGCAACAAGGATATTGCCGAGGATATGCTGTTGAGCCACAAGACTATCAGTACGTACAAGACGCGGCTCAAGGAGAAGTTGCGTATGTCGTCGGTGGTGCATCTGTCCAAGTTCGCCCAGCGCAATCATCTGATCTGAAATGCTCACCTCCCGGCGGGTGAAACGCGCGGCCATCCTGCTGATGGGGCTGTTGCCCTGGGCGGTGATGGCCTTGGAGGAATCCCACGATCTGAAACTGCTGGGTCACTCCACTCTTGAAAATCCCTCGGTGGTGTTGAACGAAGCCGACTGGCGCTGGCTACGCGAGCGCCGCACGCTCCTGATGGGGGTGTCGGCCCCCGACTACGCGCCCTTTGACTTGAGCAACAATGACGAGCTCGAGGGCATCACGGCCGATTTTGCGGCACTGGTTGCCCAGGCGCTGAATATCACCATCGACGTGAAGCGCTACGACACCCGTGATGAGGTGATCGAAGCCCTGAAGACCGGGGCCGTGGATTTTGTGGGATCGGCCAACGGGTTCGAGGCGGCCGACCCGGAGCTGGTGCTGTCCCGATCCTACGCCAATGACCAACCCGCGCTGGTGACGCGTGCGGGAGAAAACCAGGCGCTGAAGGCTGACCTTGCCGGCAAGCGCCTGGCGATGCTCTACCACTACATGCAGCCCGAGGCCGTCCAGGCCTTTTACCCCGATGCGCGATTGCTCTTGTTTGCCTCGACCTTCGAAGCCATTGGCGCCGTTGCGTTCGGCCAGGCGGATGTGTACCTGGGTGACGCCATCAGCACCCGCTACCTGATCAACAAGAACCACCTTAATAACGTGCGCATGGCGGACTTCTCCGCATTGGAGGTCAACCCTTTCGGGTTCGCATTCGCCAAGGACAATACCCGCCTGTTGGGCATCATCAATAGCGCACTGGCCGCCGTTCCGGCCAACCAGCAGATGGAAATCCTGCGCCGTTGGAGTGCCGGCGGCAGCGGGTTCCTGGAGGCGGAGCAACTGCGCTTGAGCGCAAGTGAACAGCGCTGGCTGGAGAAGCACCCGCGGGTGAAAGTGGCGGTGCTCGATAAATTCGTGCCGTTGTCTTTTTTCAACGAACAAGAGCAATTCGAGGGATTGAGCTCCGAGGTCCTCTCGCGTATCAGTCTGCGTACAGGCTTGAGGTTTGATGTGGAACGGGGCAGTTCGCTGCCGCGGCAAATTGAACAGGCCAGTGCCGGTCGCGTGGACATGCTGGCGGTCGTCACCCCCAGTGTCGAGCGGTCCGAAAAGATCCGCTTTACTCGCCCTTATCTGTCCAGTCCCTATGTATTGGTGGTGCGCACCCACGACGAGCATCTGGTGACCCTGGAAGATATGCCTGGCAAACGCATGGCGCTTATTCGCGGCAACAGCCTGGCCGGGCAAATCAGCCGGGACTACCCAGGCATCGGGTTTGTCGACGTGGAGAACCCGGAGCAGGCCATGGAATTGGTGGTCAACGGCAGTGTCGATGCGACTGCGGTTTCACTGATGAGCGCGCGCTACATGATCGCCCGCAATTACCGCAAGCGGCTGCGCATCACCAGCACTGTCGGGAGTGAGCCTGCACGCATTGCCTTTGGGGTCAACCGCAGCCAACTGGAGCTGTACTCGATCCTCGACAAGGCGTTATTGAGCATTACTCCAGAAGAAATGGACGAGCTGACCAACCATTGGCGCAGCGAGATCATCATCGAAGACAACTACTGGATACGTCACCGCAACATCATCCTCCAGGGGTTTGGCTTGGCCGCGCTGCTGCTGCTGGTCACCCTGGGATGGGTGTTCTACCTGCGCAGCCTGATTCGCAAGCGCACCCAGGCCGAGCGTGCGTTGAGCGACCAGATGCGGTTCATGAGTGTGTTGATCGACGGCACGCCGCACCCGATCTATGTGCGCGATCGCCTGGGGCGCCTGATGGCCTGCAACAATGCCTACCTCGATGTGTTCGGCTTCAAGTTGGAAGACGTCATCGGTAAGACCGTGGTGGAAACCGACACGGGGAACCCGCCCCAGGCCCAGTCGTTCCATGCCGACTATTTGCGTTTGATGGCGTTGGGCGAGCCGCAGGTTCATGACCGCGTGCTCAAGGTGCCCGGCGGCGAGGTGTTGACCATCTACCAATGGATGCTCCCGTACCGTGACAGCAATGGCAGCGTGGTGGGCATGATCGCCGGTTGGGTGGATGTCAGCGAGCGCCAGCGCTTGCTGGGGCAGTTGCAGGAAGCCAAGGAGGAGGCCGACGCCGCAAACCGTGCCAAGACCACCTTCCTGGCGACCATGAGCCATGAGATCCGTACCCCTATGAATGCCGTGATCGGCATGATCGAACTGGCCCTGAAAAACGCCGAGCAGGGCGTGGCTGACCGCGATGCGCTGGAGGTTGCGTCGGTGGCGTCCCGGAGCATGCTGGAGTTGATCGGCGATATTCTCGACATTGCGCGAATCGAATCCGGCCACCTGTCCCTGAGCCTGGAACCGGACAATCTGCACGAACTGCTGGCCTCAGTGGCGCGGGTGTTTGAGGGGCTGGCGCGGGACAAGGGCCTGGTGCTGCAGGTGGAACTCGACCCGTTGATCGACCGGCCGGTGCTGGTTGACCCGCTGCGCTTCAAGCAGGTGGTGTCCAATGTGTTGGGTAACGCGATCAAGTTCACCGCCTCCGGCCAGGTGCGCCTGGGCGCCCAGGGTGCACCGGTATTGACCGACGACCAGTTGCACCTGCGGTTGTGGGTGGAGGACACGGGTATTGGCATCAGTGCCGAAGATCAGCAGCGCTTGTTCAACCCCTTTATCCAGGGCAGCAACAACGAACAGCCGGCGCGAAGCGGATCGGGCCTGGGGTTGGTGATCAGTCGCAACCTGTGCGAGATGATGGGCGGTCAATTGCACTTGAGCAGTGTGCTGGGCAAGGGCACGCGGGTGGATGTGACGTTGACGCTGGCGCTGACCTCGGCCGTGCCTGCCAATGTACCGGTCCCCCACGTTCCGCCAGCGCGCGGGTTGAATATCCTGGTGGTGGATGACTACCCGGCCAACCGCTTGTTGCTGGCTCGACAGCTGAGTTTCCTGGGGCATCGCATCACCTTGGCCGAGGACGGCGCCCAAGGATTTTCACTGTGGCAGGCCGGGCATTTTGACGGCGTGATCACCGATTGCAATATGCCCTTCAAGGACGGTTACGCGTTGGCGCGTGATATTCGTGCACAGGAACGCCAGCGTGGGCTGGCGCCGTGCCTGATCCTCGGGTTCACCGCCAATG includes:
- the mgtA gene encoding magnesium-translocating P-type ATPase, with amino-acid sequence MNLTLLKEFFAGFLRTRHIARHFRRLAMLETVTDASVSREVPPTLAQTLVVAANSSAVQLLGTLGSHAEGLSSLEADALRVQYGLNEVEHEQPLPWWVHLWHCYKNPFNLLLTLLAVISWLTEDMKAATVIFSMVVLSTLLRFWQEAKSNKAADALKAMVSNTATVLRRDDAKRIELPIKQLVPGDLIVLSAGDMIPADCRVLNAKDLFVSQAAMTGESMPVEKFAQQHDTNTRNPLDLENILFMGTNVVSGAATAVILTTGNSTYFGALAQRVTATDRATTSFQHGVNKVSWLLIRFMFVMAPLVLFINGFTKGDWTEALLFALSIAVGLTPEMLPMIVTSTLAKGAVFLSRKKVIVKRLDAIQNFGAMDVLCTDKTGTLTQDRIFLARHVDVWGEESDDVLEMAYLNSYYQTGLKNLLDVAVLEHVEVHRELKVGTAFQKVDEIPFDFNRRRMSVVVAEQGRPHLLICKGAVEEILSVCNSVRHGEVNEALTDDLLARIRQVTAAFNEEGLRVVAVAAQPMAPGRDTYSLADENNLTLIGYVAFLDPPKESTAPALKALKAHGVAVKVLTGDNELVTAKICREVGLEQQGLLMGNDIEDMTDAQLAKAVETTNVFARLTPSHKERIVRLLKANGHVVGFMGDGINDAPALRTADIGISVDSAVDIAKEAADIILLEKSLMILEEGVLEGRRTFANMLKYIKMTASSNFGNVFSVLVASAFIPFLPMLPMHLLVQNLLYDISQIAIPFDNVDEDMLAKPQRWQPGDVGRFMLFFGPISSIFDITTFALMWYVFDANTPDHQTLFQSGWFVVGLLTQTLIVHMIRTPKIPFLQSRAAMPLMVMTAVIMAVGIFLPMGPLAHYFKLQALPSLYFVFLPVILLAYMALTQAVKGYYIRKFGWQ
- a CDS encoding MgtC/SapB family protein; translated protein: MQAIDNINLNSLVDTLVSLTAAFILGGLIGFERQYRQRTAGLRTNVLVAVGAAIFVDMANRLGGAEGAVRVVAYVVSGIGFLGAGVIMREEGNVRGLNTAATLWASAAVGACAGADLVLEALLGTLFVLAANTLLRPIVNNINRQPLDVVSAEVTNILYVIARRTQQTAVLALLEAELARCNYPASDVDVRPFGTEEVEIEATLAVTSVDGDELDALVARISRSTLVVQAFWSPSTTE
- a CDS encoding response regulator transcription factor yields the protein MSNKALIVDDHPFIRATVKYLLRQEGFDTIYEAGNGADAMQIAREERPDLVILDLAMPKLGGLEVISRIKALELPCRILVLTSYLAVFFSTRCMRAGAMGFVAKTGELDELQKAIRAIRSGYSCFPSLPTSSVRRDDLQSTEQELVEALSDRELTVLQKLALGLGNKDIAEDMLLSHKTISTYKTRLKEKLRMSSVVHLSKFAQRNHLI
- a CDS encoding transporter substrate-binding domain-containing protein; amino-acid sequence: MLTSRRVKRAAILLMGLLPWAVMALEESHDLKLLGHSTLENPSVVLNEADWRWLRERRTLLMGVSAPDYAPFDLSNNDELEGITADFAALVAQALNITIDVKRYDTRDEVIEALKTGAVDFVGSANGFEAADPELVLSRSYANDQPALVTRAGENQALKADLAGKRLAMLYHYMQPEAVQAFYPDARLLLFASTFEAIGAVAFGQADVYLGDAISTRYLINKNHLNNVRMADFSALEVNPFGFAFAKDNTRLLGIINSALAAVPANQQMEILRRWSAGGSGFLEAEQLRLSASEQRWLEKHPRVKVAVLDKFVPLSFFNEQEQFEGLSSEVLSRISLRTGLRFDVERGSSLPRQIEQASAGRVDMLAVVTPSVERSEKIRFTRPYLSSPYVLVVRTHDEHLVTLEDMPGKRMALIRGNSLAGQISRDYPGIGFVDVENPEQAMELVVNGSVDATAVSLMSARYMIARNYRKRLRITSTVGSEPARIAFGVNRSQLELYSILDKALLSITPEEMDELTNHWRSEIIIEDNYWIRHRNIILQGFGLAALLLLVTLGWVFYLRSLIRKRTQAERALSDQMRFMSVLIDGTPHPIYVRDRLGRLMACNNAYLDVFGFKLEDVIGKTVVETDTGNPPQAQSFHADYLRLMALGEPQVHDRVLKVPGGEVLTIYQWMLPYRDSNGSVVGMIAGWVDVSERQRLLGQLQEAKEEADAANRAKTTFLATMSHEIRTPMNAVIGMIELALKNAEQGVADRDALEVASVASRSMLELIGDILDIARIESGHLSLSLEPDNLHELLASVARVFEGLARDKGLVLQVELDPLIDRPVLVDPLRFKQVVSNVLGNAIKFTASGQVRLGAQGAPVLTDDQLHLRLWVEDTGIGISAEDQQRLFNPFIQGSNNEQPARSGSGLGLVISRNLCEMMGGQLHLSSVLGKGTRVDVTLTLALTSAVPANVPVPHVPPARGLNILVVDDYPANRLLLARQLSFLGHRITLAEDGAQGFSLWQAGHFDGVITDCNMPFKDGYALARDIRAQERQRGLAPCLILGFTANALPQEAERCRQAGMDGCLFKPTGLEDLRLALASRTAGALTDEVEVAFDLSSLIMLTQGDKDALNELLTPLLNSLEEDRALLPSLKSPADFAKLHDLAHRVKGGARMVKAQVLITCCETLESVCERHDNDASDAAVEAVASAIEQLHHSLSRYGNQA